The proteins below come from a single Miscanthus floridulus cultivar M001 chromosome 1, ASM1932011v1, whole genome shotgun sequence genomic window:
- the LOC136536982 gene encoding uncharacterized protein: MSMEAAAASSVGAEIGPQLRPSLGFRHSQRRALPCCWRPRPPLPASLSLCGGGGARPRGAIAAATGDQRRRQLGELKAEAEAGSALGPPRSSPREVREEMARCFDLVRRLGRGAVYLGSSRVPPTHPHFLQTTELAREIARLLDCTTWTGAGPGLMDAAIKGALEADKPVGGLKIAKEAGEWTSSGFHPYLPPETYLTCRFFSARKHGLVDAAVRSSPTDRTAVVALPGGVGTLDELFEIMALIQLERIGSALPVPFLLLNYDSYYSKLLDFLNDCQEWGTVAPGEVASLWKVCDGNHEALEYLAEFYNVPAAQRSYQISPQVKQHRTSYAAS, translated from the exons ATGTCcatggaagcggcggcggcgagctcggtTGGGGCCGAAATCGGACCCCAGCTCCGTCCCTCTCTCGGGTTCAGGCACAGCCAGCGCCGCGCCCTTCCTTGTTGTTGGCGCCCGCGTCCGCCCCTGCCGGCCTCGCTTAGCCTCTGCGGCGGCGGGGGAGCCCGTCCCCGcggcgccatcgccgccgcgaccggcgaccagcggcggcggcagctgggAGAGCTCAAGGCGGAGGCGGAAGCCGGCTCGGCCTTGGGTCCTCCGAGGAGCAGCCCCCGCGAG GTGAGGGAGGAGATGGCGCGGTGCTTCGACCTCGTCCGCCGCCTTGGCAGGGGCGCCGTCTACCTCGGCTCCTCCAGGGTCCCGCCCACGCACCCGCACTTCCTCCAAACCACCGAGCTCGCCAGAGAG ATAGCTCGGCTGCTCGACTGCACCACATGGACCGGAGCTGGCCCTGGGCTCATGGATGCTGCCATCAAAGGCGCCCTTGAGGCAGATAAGCCGGTTGGCGGCTTGAAGATTGCAAAGGAGGCAGGTGAATGGACAAGCTCAGGCTTCCATCCTTACCTGCCACCAGAGACCTACCTCACATGCAG GTTCTTCTCAGCGAGGAAGCATGGGCTAGTCGATGCTGCGGTGCGGAGCAGCCCTACTGACAGAACGGCTGTGGTTGCACTGCCAGGAGGGGTTGGGACACTGGACGAGTTGTTTGAGATCATGGCGCTGATTCAACTGGAGAGGATCGGGTCAGCACTCCCGGTCCCGTTCTTGCTTCTCAACTACGATTCTTATTACTCCAAGCTGCTGGACTTTCTGAATGACTGCCAGGAGTGGGGCACGGTTGCTCCGGGGGAAGTGGCGTCACTTTGGAAGGTTTGTGATGGGAATCATGAAGCTTTGGAGTACCTTGCAGAGTTCTACAATGTTCCTGCTGCCCAAAGAAGTTACCAAATATCGCCACAGGTGAAGCAGCACCGAACTTCGTATGCAGCAAGCTGA
- the LOC136536894 gene encoding kinesin-like protein KIN-12C, translating to MEMLRRNLKRQASRSLSAFAGAASPRAADQENLHPNLASSPPASPAKGASSPRPKQPAAAAAAPPAATNGEDHSTAATTAHSVKVVVRVRPTVSRPVDGKDLWFVRKTAPDSVAVGDRSFPVDGVLEDRASQADAFDLVGLPMIENALAGFNTSLVCYGQSGTGKTYTMWGPLGAMVDSGSDHADRGVVPRVFQNLFSRIQRMRESSPEKQTSYQCRCSFLEVHNEQINDLLEPSQRDLQIKENAGNGIHVENLTDEYVSTVEDINQILMKGLSNRKVGTTSMNLKSSRSHVIFTCIIEAWSKGSSNGFSSSRTSRITFVDLAGPDTDELDGAAKHSTKEERHLKKSLSRLGKLVNVLSETPESHKVDLPYEQSRLTHVLKDTLGGNSRVIFLCSISSEHRCRSGTLSTLRFGERAKLMPNKPVINEISEDDVNGLSDQIRQLKDELIRTKSGDTTTCKAGYFSAQSARESLHTLRVSLNRSLILPHIEVDSEEEMDVDEKDVQELRDQISKLHSSSEDTFDDFMDAESGDENTPCSMGRSGEDDQVIIDDFEGPQQEEHKEVSNNTNAIEDLGSDRKSSLSISASPRLSPIQDPTLCSSPKIHNKARKSITSPGLSPSKLRVSDSPADRNVEVRRNSAVRSSLQSSKLSPTDSLAASLQRGLHIIEYHQQDPAPRKSFIGLSFDHFAVNPRQSTAKFSSVAQALPEDQGSNLCSSCKKPMNTNENQTENVNSDKQIVLALGATSNESASASIKDGNITKEIASKRETELEALCEEQAAKIKELSTLIDQYKNRSEDGPDSNGMAPAELTSEGKVAEQCHDSKVSLNVSEREALLAEIESLKEQLKNQTTVSTTDSLLDQLRNGSTDQEYELDKERQKWMESESKWISLTEELRVDLESNRMHAEKTEMELCNEKKCTAELDDALQRAMYGHARMVEHYVELQELYNDLLEKHRRVMEAISEVKRAAAKAGRKGCGTAFAAALAAELSTVRIDREKERAQLKEQNRRLRIQLRDTAEAVHAAGELLVRLREAEEASTLEKERTAALLQENEKLKKQLEKLRKKHEMELETMKVHLAESRLPESALGAFYHHENERTPEYSCDAPLTHDDDQSWRAAFASAYE from the exons GTGGTGGTGAGGGTGCGGCCGACGGTGAGCCGCCCGGTGGACGGCAAGGATCTGTGGTTCGTCCGCAAGACCGCCCCAGACTCGGTCGCTGTCGGCGACCGGTCCTTCCCAGTGGATGGCGTCCTCGAAGACAGGGCCTCTCAG GCCGATGCGTTCGATCTGGTGGGATTGCCCATGATCGAGAACGCCCTGGCCGGATTCAATACATCCCTCGTCTGCTATGGCCAG AGTGGCACCGGGAAGACGTACACCATGTGGGGCCCTCTCGGCGCCATGGTTGACAGTGGCTCTGACCATGCTGACCGGGGCGTCGTTCCTCGGGTTTTCCAGAACCTGTTCTCTCGAATCCAAAGA ATGCGAGAGAGTTCTCCTGAGAAGCAGACGAGCTACCAATGCCGTTGCTCGTTCCTCGAG GTACATAACGAGCAGATCAATGATCTGTTGGAACCATCTCAGCGTGACCTGCAG ATAAAAGAGAATGCTGGCAATGGTATCCATGTTGAGAACTTGACTGATGAGTACGTGTCAACAGTAGAGGATATCAATCAGATCTTGATGAAG gGACTGTCAAACAGAAAAGTTGGTACCACCAGTATGAACTTGAAAAGTTCCCGCTCTCATGTGATATTCACCTGCATTATTGAAGCATGGAGCAAG GGTTCATCAAATGGGTTTAGCAGTtcaagaactagcagaattaccTTTGTTGACCTTGCTGGTCCTGACACTGATGAACTTGATGGTGCAGCAAAGCATTCCACAAAGGAGGAAAGACATCTTAAGAAGTCTCTTTCAAGGCTTGG GAAACTAGTCAACGTTCTTTCAGAAACTCCAGAGTCCCATAAAGTTGATTTACCATATGAGCAATCCCGTTTGACACATGTGCTGAAGGATACACTAGGTGGCAACTCCAGGGTTATATTTTTGTGTTCAATTTCTTCAGAGCACAG ATGCAGATCTGGAACCTTAAGTACACTAAGATTTGGTGAGCGAGCAAAGCTAATGCCAAACAAACCTGTGATAAATGAGATATCAGAAGATGATGTTAATGGTTTGAGCGATCAGATACGTCAGTTAAAG GATGAACTCATAAGAACAAAGTCTGGAGACACCACAACTTGCAAGGCTGGATACTTCAGTGCACAAAGTGCCCGTGAAAGCTTGCATACTTTGCGAGTGAGCCTCAACCGCTCTCTTATCTTGCCTCACATAGAAGTTGATTCAGAGGAAGAAATGGATGTTGATGAAAAAGATGTGCAAGAACTGCGTGATCAAATTAGCAAGCTTCACTCTTCATCTGAAGATACCTTTGATGACTTCATGGATGCGGAGAGTGGAGATGAAAACACTCCTTGTTCTATGGGAAGAAgtggagaagatgatcaagtTATCATAGATGATTTTGAAGGTCCACAACAGGAAGAGCACAAAGAAGTATCTAACAACACAAATGCTATTGAAGACCTCGGTTCTGACAGAAAATCTAGTCTATCAATTAGTGCCTCCCCACGGTTGTCACCTATTCAGGATCCTACATTGTGCTCTTCTCCAAAGATCCACAACAAGGCAAGAAAGAGCATCACTTCACCGGGGCTATCACCAAGCAAGCTTAGAGTATCTGACAGCCCAGCTGATAGAAATGTCGAAGTGCGTAGAAATAGTGCAGTTCGGTCCTCTCTACAATCAAGCAAGCTTAGCCCCACTGACTCACTGGCTGCAAGTCTCCAACGTGGCTTGCACATTATAGAGTATCATCAACAGGATCCAGCCCCACGAAAATCATTTATTGGCCTTTCATTTGACCATTTTGCGGTGAATCCTCGTCAGTCAACAGCAAAGTTCAGTTCAGTTGCTCAGGCTCTACCTGAGGACCAAGGAAGCAATCTTTGTTCATCCTGCAAGAAGCCAATGAACACAAATGAAAATCAGACAGAAAATGTAAACTCAGACAAACAGATTGTGTTAGCCTTGGGTGCCACATCTAATGAATCAGCTAGCGCTTCAATTAAG GATGGCAACATAACCAAGGAAATTGCTTCCAAGAGAGAAACTGAGCTTGAAGCTTTATGTGAAGAACAAGCAGCAAAGATCAAGGAGCTGAGCACTTTG ATTGACCAATATAAGAACAGGTCAGAAGATGGCCCAGATTCAAATGGTATGGCACCTGCAGAACTAACTAGCGAAGGCAAGGTTGCTGAACAATGTCATGATAGTAAGGTGTCACTCAACGTGAGTGAGAGGGAGGCACTTCTTGCTGAAATCGAGAGTCTGAAGGAGCAACTCAAAAACCAGACTACTGTATCAACAACTGATAGCCTTCTTGATCAGTTAAGGAACGGCAGCACAGACCAGGAGTATGAACTTGACAAAGAAAGGCAGAAATGGATGGAGTCTGAGAGCAAGTGGATCTCACTCACTGAAGAGCTGAGGGTCGATCTAGAATCAAACAGGATGCATGCAGAGAAGACCGAGATGGAGCTCTGCAATGAGAAGAAGTGCACGGCAGAGCTGGATGACGCTCTTCAACGAGCGATGTACGGCCACGCTAGGATGGTTGAGCATTATGTTGAGCTCCAGGAGCTGTATAATGATCTTCTCGAGAAGCACCGCCGAGTGATGGAAGCGATCTCTGAGGTGAAGAGGGCGGCTGCCAAAGCAGGCAGGAAGGGCTGTGGGACGGCCTTTGCTGCTGCCCTTGCCGCAGAGCTTTCCACGGTGAGAATCGACCGAGAAAAGGAGAGGGCTCAGCTGAAAGAACAGAACAGAAGGCTCCGCATTCAGCTACGAGACACTGCTGAAGCTGTTCATGCTGCTGGAGAACTGCTCGTCAGATTGAGAGAAGCTGAGGAAGCATCTACACTAGAAAAG GAGAGGACTGCCGCGTTGTTGCAAGAGAACGAgaagctgaagaagcagctggagaAGCTGAGGAAGAAGCACGAGATGGAGCTGGAGACGATGAAGGTGCACCTTGCGGAGAGCCGGCTGCCCGAGTCGGCTTTGGGTGCCTTCTACCACCACGAGAACGAGAGGACGCCGGAGTACTCGTGCGATGCTCCATTGACGCACGATGACGATCAGTCTTGGCGGGCGGCCTTTGCATCTGCCTACGAGTGA